ATCAAGCACTGAGCGGTTCTCAAGTGGAGAAATATGCGGTAGAACGCGATCCCATTTCCAATCACTGCGCCACTCGGTATCGATATGAATACCATGTACGTGGTATGGCCCTTTGCGCCAAGGGTGGAAAGTGCGCAGCAGGTTTTCAAGTTTCTTTAACTCACCTTGATGCATCGGCTCGCTATTTGAAAGGTCCACCTTGGTTTTTAGGTCAACCGTATCTGGCGAACCCTCTGGAATCTTATTCAGTGCACGAACCCAGCGAGCAAAGTCGCCATGCTCGGCATTTTGCCAATCTGTTAACTGCTGTGGCAATGTATTTAGCCAAGGCTGTAGGCGCGTATCTTGAGCAATCAATTGGTAAAAATTGGCAAAATTGAACATAGTGTGGAATCCAGTTTAAAAATCAGTTCCCTAGAAAAGTGATCGTTGCAGACGTCTAGGGTCAGCCTACAACGAAATCATTATTTGATTGCGAACTATTTTACAGCGAACATCGAACCGAAGTTAAAGCATTGGAACCAAACCTCAAAGCTTGAGAAACCAATGTCTGCAAAACGTTCTTTATGCATGGCGATAGAGTCAGGGCGCATAACGTTTTCAATCGCACTACGTTTTTGGCTTATCTCTAACTCACTGTAGCCGTTAGCGCGCTTAAAATCATGGTGAAGATCAATCAACAGGTCGTTAGACACACTGTCTTCAAAAACGAACTTCTCAGACAAAATCAAAATACCGCCAGGGCGTAAGCCCGCGTGAATTTTTTTCAGTAGCGTATAGCGATCTTCTGGTGAGAGAAACTGTAGCGTAAAGTTCAATACAACAACAGACGCATTGTCAATATCAATTTGACGAATGTCGGCTTCAACCACATCAACAGGGGTATCACTGCGGTAAGAGTTGATGTGCAGCTTACAGCGCTCAACCATAGCAGGAGAATTATCGACTGCGATGATCTGACAACCTTCTTGATTAATATGGCGGCGCATAGAGAGCGTGGCAGCACCCAGTGAGCAGCCTAAATCATAGACATTGGTGTTCGGTTTCACAAAGCGCTCAGCCAGCATGCCAATTGCCGAAATGATGTTACTGTAGCCAGGCACAGAACGCTGGATCATATCAGGGAAGACTTCTACCACTCGCTCATCGAAGGTGAAATCACCAATTTTGTCGATAGGCGCTGAAAATATGTTGTCTTTGTTGCTCATGCTGCTCTCGCTCACGCAATGTCTGATGGTGCTTCACCAGTCGTAAAAAAGGCGCGTATTTTACGGTAAAAAACTAAGTTGCTCAACGACTTCATTTTAGACGCTTTTCGTGAATCTAGAACCTACTTCCTTTGTTTCAATTTCTTTATATGTGTGGTGTGCAATGAATAGTCGACTATGCTCAAAGAGTGTCATCACACATAAGATTAAATTATATAACTATCAATTATCTACCCTGCATTTTATTAATGGAGGGTCTCAGGTGGCTTCAAGGAGGTAGCGTAGCCATCGCTATTCTTGGGGGGAATGAAGTGTGAAAAAATTGATTCTAACTACGATTGGGTTGTTATATGTGTCTAGCTTTTCTGTTGCCGCAGTCAGTGTACCAAACCCACCGGAATTAAGTGCAAAAGGGTATGTCTTGATGGACTACCATTCGGAAGTCGTCATAGCGGAGCAGAATGGAAGAGCAGGACTTGCTCCGGCCAGTTTGACAAAGTTAATGACCGCCTATGTTGTTGGGCAAGAGATTATTGCAGAGCGTCTCAATTGGGAAGACAAGGTTACGGTCGGGGTCAATGCGTGGTCTCAAAAGTTCCCGGATTCTTCCAAGATGTTTATTAAGCCCAAAGATGAGATTAGTGTATCCAACTTGATGCGCGGTGTGATTGTTCAGTCTGGCAATGATGCCTGTGTCGCACTTGCTGAGCACGTCGCGGGCAGTGAGGCGGCTTTTGTCAGCTTGATGAATGAGTGGGCTGACAGTTTGGGTATGTATGATACTCGATTTATCAACTCTCACGGTTTAGATGCCGAGGGAATTCAGACATCACCAAGAGATATGGCGATCTTGATGAAGAATATCATTGAGGATGTTCCTGATGTTTATGAGCTCTACAGTGAGAAAGAGTTTACGTGGAATGATATTAAGCAATACAACCGCAATAGTTTGCTATGGGACAATGCGATCAATGTCGATGGTGGCAAGACAGGCTACACCTCTAATGCAGGGTACAGTTTAGTCAGTTCAGCGATTGATGGTGACACTCGCCTAATTTCCGTTGTTATGGGTACCGAGAGTAAAAACGCACGTATTGGCCAATCGAAAAATTTGCTGAGTTATGGATTTCGTTTTTATACCACTCAAAAGATTGCTGATGCCGGACAAGTAGAATCAATGGTTCGTGTTTGGAAAGGTGACCAAAGCGAAATAGAGGCCGGTTTTCCTCAAGATGCTTATATAACCTTACCTCGCTCACAGACCAAGGGGCTCGAACGTTCTGTTGTTATTGAAGAGCCCTTGATGGCACCGGTCAAACTTGGCCAAAAAGTGGGGGAAATTGTTTGGACAAAGGAGAACGAAGTTGTCGCTCGCTATCCTATAGTCAGTGGCCAAGCGGTTGAGGAAGGGAACTGGTTTTCAAAAATATGGGATAGTGCAATACTTTGGTTCAAAGGGCTATTTTCCTCATTTTTGAGCAGTTGATGTTCAGAACAGGTTGAACTGAGGCTGAGTGCTTTTCGCTGGGAAATTATTCAGTGAATCCAGAGGTGTGTTAGTTTCAGTCAGTCTGTTTTGCAGTTGCGTGTAGAGTCGAGTCGCCAACTCTGGCGCGAGAACATTATCTGGTGTATGAATCATGACATAGGGTTGCACACCTTGCTCAATCCATTGAGGCAGTTTATCGAGCCAAGGAGCAAAAAAGGTGTCGTTGGCCTCAAGATCAGGGTGACCAATGAAACGGATCATAGGCCTTGTTGCAGTAGCGATAGCATGCACTGGCACCCGTGGCTTTTTTTGGTGAGCATCAATAACCGCTTCTGTGGTAGGTTTTGCTGCAAATACTGGGCGGCTATCCATAATCACGCGATTAATGCCATTCTCATTTAACCAACTATTTAGTTGTGATTCCTCATCGCCTTTAGCAAAAAATATTGGGTTTCGAACTTCAATGCCGAGGTTGTAATCTCTTGGGAACAGTTTGGTAAAGCGTTGAAGTTTTTCTAGAGCGTCGAATCCAAAAGAAGAGGGCAGTTGAATTGTCCATTGACCGACTTTCTCGGCTAGCGGTTCCATGACTTTTAGAAAATGAACTAGCTCCCCTTGGCTTGCAGTCAATTGTTGCTCGTGGGTAATTTGCTTGGGAAGCTTAAAGGTAAACCGAAAGGTTTCAGGTGTTGCATCTCGCCAGTTGAGGACAGTTTGAGCATTCGGTGTTGCATAGAAAGTCGTATTGCCTTCAACGGTATGGAATACTCGAGCGTATTTCTCAAGCCGCTCTGAGGGTTGTGTGCCTTTGCCATAAAAGCTCTGTTGCCATTGGTTGTGTGACCATAAAGTCAGGCCAAGTCGTACCGGAGTGTATGTCATGCTGCGTAATCTAATCGTGAAAGCTTATTTAATTTAGAGCAATTTGACGTTGTTTTCACTCTATATATCCTTACCAATTATCGGTATAATCGCCGCCTAATTTTGCTCGATTGACGCACTTTTGCCTACTAAATAGTCGAATTGTCGTCAGTCCGGTATAAAACACACCAAATTATCAGCTGAGGAGTCGATTTAATCTGACTTTCAGCGTATAAATGGAACTTTGAACCGTCAGCATTGCAAGTGCTGGTGGAGAGTCATCAACAAATTTTAAGATATTGGGAATTTCATTATGCGTACCCATTACTGTGGTCACCTGAACAAGTCCCTTGCAGGACAAACTGTAGAACTATGCGGCTGGGTTAACCGTCGTCGTGATTTAGGCGGTCTAATTTTCATCGATATGCGAGATCGTGAAGGTATCGTTCAGGTAGTCGTTGACCCAGATATGGCGGATGCTTACGAAGTGGCTAACACACTACGTAATGAATTCTGTATCAAACTAACGGGTGAAGTCCGTGTTCGTCCAGACAGCCAAGTCAACAAAGACATGGCGACAGGTGAAGTTGAGATCATTGCTAAAGGTCTTGAAATCATCAACCGTGCCGACGTTCTGCCACTAGACTTCAACCAAAAGAACTCTGAAGAGCAGCGCCTAAAATACCGTTACCTAGACCTACGTCGCCCTGAAATGAGCGATCGCATCAAGCTACGTGCGAAAGCGTCTAGCTTTGTTCGTCGTTTCCTAGATGATAACGGCTTCCTAGATATCGAAACACCAGTACTAACAAAAGCGACGCCAGAAGGTGCACGTGATTACCTAGTACCAAGCCGTGTTCACAAAGGTTCGTTCTACGCGCTTCCTCAGTCTCCACAGCTATTCAAACAGCTGCTGATGATGTCTGGTTTTGACCGTTACTACCAAATCGTTAAGTGTTTCCGTGATGAAGACCTACGTGCTGACCGTCAGCCAGAATTCACACAGATCGATATCGAAACCTCATTCATGAGCGCAGAGCAAGTTCGCGAAACGACTGAAAAGATGGTTCGTGATATGTGGCAAGAGCTTCTAGATGTGGATCTAGGTGAGTTCCCAATCATGCCATTCTCTGAAGCGATGCGTCGTTTCGGTTCTGACAAGCCAGATCTACGTAACCCACTAGAGCTAGTAGACGTTGCTGACCTAGTAAAAGATGTAGAATTCAAAGTATTCTCTGGCCCAGCTAACGACGAGAAAGGTCGCGTTGCTGTTATCCGCGTACCAGGTGGCGCTAAACTAACTCGTAAGCAGATTGACAGCTACGGCGAGTTCGTTGGTATCTACGGTGCGAAAGGTCTAGCATGGATGAAGGTTAACGACCGTGCTGCAGGCATGGAAGGTATCCAATCTCCTGTTGCTAAGTTCCTAAACGAAGAAGTTATCAACGGCATTCTTGAGCGCACTGGCGCTGAGACTGGCGACATCATCCTATTCGGCGCAGACAAGGCAAACACAGTATCTGAAGCAATGGGCGCACTACGTCTGAAGCTAGGTACTGACCTTGAGTTGACTAACGAATCTGCATGGGCTCCGCTATGGGTTGTTGACTTCCCAATGTTTGAAGAAGACGACGAAGGCAACCTGCACGCAATGCACCACCCATTCACATCGCCTCTAGGTGTGACAGCGGAAGAGCTAAAAGCAAACCCAGCGGCTGCTAACTCAAACGCATACGACATGGTTCTTAACGGCTACGAAGTGGGCGGCGGTTCTGTACGTATCCACAACGCTGAAATGCAATCTGCAGTATTCGATATCCTAGGTATTGAAGCCGACGAGCAGCAAGCGAAGTTTGGTTTCCTACTAGACGCACTGAAGTTCGGTACACCACCACACGCTGGCCTAGCATTCGGTCTAGACCGTCTAGTAATGCTGCTATGTGGTACTGAAAACATCCGTGACGTTATAGCATTCCCGAAAACAACGAACGCTTCTTGTCTACTAACAGACGCCCCAAGCCTTGCAAACCCAGCATCGCTTGAAGAGCTAGCGATTGCTGTAACGGCAGCGAAAGAGAAAGACGCTGAGTAAATTGCGAACGTCTTTTAGATAGTTGAAAGCCCGCTAAAGCCCGCTTAAGTTGAGCGGGCTTTTTTAATGTTTTGGATTTTGTACACTGTGCTAAAACGCTTTTGGACAAAAGTGAGTCACGAACAAAAACATACTTTGATTCTTTGGATTACCTCAGGTATTACCACCATATACTCAGCAGACATGAATGTAGCCAAATTCACTTACCCTCTACATTCCCAATAGAAAATGAGATAGAGAAACAAAAGATGCAGGCTTCGATTCAATACTGAATGATTGGCACGATCTGATTGAATACTGTCGTCATTGGATGTTGAGTGGCGTGATTTGAGAGCCTATAATGTATCCATCAGCTTACGACGTTAAGCAAATAATGGCATACGAAAAGAGGCACTCAGCATGACAAACACAGCATTAATCACTGGCGCATCAAACGGTATTGGTCTTGAACTGGCAAAAATTCACGCAAGCAAAGGTGGTAACCTGATACTTGTGGCTCGCTCTGAGTCAAAACTCAATGACCTTAAATCAGAACTAGAAAATCAGTATGGTATTCTAGTCACTGTCATTGCTTTAGATCTCTCTCAACCTAGCTCAGCTCATGCGCTATTTGAACAAACCGAAGCGCGCTCTCTACAAGTTGATACGCTAATTAACAACGCAGGTTTTGGTGGCCACGGCAAATTCCATCAACGTTCTCTGGCCGATGAGCAAGCAATGATGCAGGTGAACATGGTAACGTTGACTAACCTTACGCACCTTTATCTAAAGGGAATGGTTGAACGTAAGCAAGGCAAAATCCTTAATGTGTCATCAACCGCATCATTCATGCCAGGTCCATTACAGGCGGTGTATTACGCAACAAAATCGTATGTCACCTCATTTAGTCAGGCGGTAGCAGAAGAAGTTAAAGATAACGGTGTAACCGTGACGGCACTATGCCCTGGTACTGTGGCGACTGGGTTTGTACAAGCGGGAAATTTAGAAGGCGTTGATGCGTGGAAAAATGCAAAAACACCAAGCTCTGTTGCAGAGTGCGGCTATAACGCTATGGAAAAAGGTGAGCTAGTGGCATTTAATGAGCTTTCGTTAAAGTTCATGCTTAACTGGATTATTCCGTTTTTACCGCGCAAGCTTGTGTTAAAAATATCACGCCAAACAATGGAAAAGAGCACAAAATAAAGTAGCGGGCCATTCGATATAGTCGGTATCTGAAGTGTCAATAGGTAGAAGTGTTGCGATGAAAAGAGCAAGTAAGTTTGTTGTACCTCCAAACTGGAAAGTGCTATTTAAAGATCTGGGAATAGAGCTTCAACACATATTAGGTTTTGCCGAACTGCCACCACGGTTGTTTGACCAAAATAAGGTGCAACTAAACCCGTATCAATACTTCCAACTATGGCATGGTATAGAAGCTGCCGCTCAGGTGAAAGGCATTGATATCGCGCTAAAATTTGCGCAAGTTATGAGTTTTGAGTCATTTGATGCTCCAATATTAGCCGCAATATGCAGCGCGAACCTTAATGCGGCAGTCAAACGGCTTCAGGAATACAAACCTCTAATCGGGCCAATGTTGCTCACGATTGAACAAACCGAGCAACACACCCGTATTGACATTGGTTGTTACGGCTATGACGGTGAACTGCCGAACATACTTAACCTTATGGAATTAGTATTTTTCACTCAATTGACACGACTTGCTACTCGGTCAAACGTACAACCTGTCGAGATTATTCTGCAAGAACTGCCGAAAAACTTGAGTGCCTATCAAGCTTACTTTGGTTGTCCCATTTGCCAAGGTTCCAAAACAAGCATTACGTTTCGTGCTGAAGACGCTCGAATGCCATTCCTAACAGATAATCAGATGATGCTGTCTGTTTTTGATGGTGAGTTAAAACAGAGGTTAGAGGCAATAACCCATCGTGGTACGACTTCTGATGCGGTTTCTAAAATTTTGTTAGATTTACTTCCTCAAGGTGAAAGCTCTATAGAATCTGTTGCGTCTCACATCGCAGTCAGCAAACGCACTTTACAAAGAAAGCTAACTAATGAAGGGGTTCGTTATCAAACCATCCTACAGCAAGTACGCCTGCAATTGGCCGAACATTACTTGAATGAAACCGAGCTACCACTCATTGAGGTATCTTTCTTGTTGGGTTATCAAGAGGCAAACTCGTTTATTCGGGCGTACAGTACATGGACTGGAGTTTCACCTGGACAAGTTCGTACCTAGATTGTGATTAGATTATGTAATTGTTGCTTACTTACCTCTGGCAAGCTTTGGGGCAGAACTTTGTTAGCCGAACAACAGCCCCCCTATCCTTGGAGCAGAAATGAGTTCCCAAAACTACTCAGCCAGCATGATTTAAGTTCTCTCAGCAAATGCTCCCTAACACCCAAGCAACTCTTCCACCAATTCCGGTATCAACTCAGTCGCTTTCCCCTGACGGCTTTCATCAAACTCAGCACAAAGATCGCCGGGCTCTAGATTGATCTCAATCGTTTTCGCGCCAAAGTGATTGGCTTCGTGAACAAACCCGGCTGCAGGATAGACCTTTCCTGAAGTGCCTATGGAGATGAAGAGATCAGCTTTAGCCAATAGAGATTGAATCTCTGTCATGCGATAGGGCATTTCGCCGAAAAAGACGATATCGACCCTTAATTGTGATGGGGTTTCACAACAGGTGCAGTATGAGCCGTCGACAACGATATTCTCTTTCCACTCTACTCGCTGCCCTGATACCGGGCACAAAGCCGAGTTCAGTTCACCGTGCATATGGATCACATCAGCGCCTGCCATATCAAGGAAGTTGTCGACGTTTTGGGTGATAAGGTGACATTCACCATCAAATTCGCGTTGCAGCTTTGCTAGTGCGTGGTGGGCAGCATTGGGTTCAATATCGACCATTTTTGAACGAAGATTGTTGTAAAAATCATTCACTAAAAATGGGTCATGCTCCAGTGCTTCCGGGGTGCATACATCTTCAATTTTATGATCATTCCATAGGCCATTGCTGTAGCGAAAGGTGCGCATGCCTTCTGATTCTGCACTAAGACCAGCACCGGATAGGATCACGATATTCTTTGGTTTCATTTCATTGCTCATCATCATTATTTTATGTAGTAAGCCCATCATAGCAGTGTTATCAAAGGCTTGTGTAGTTCGAGATAGTGACGTGACGAATATTGGTTTCATAGCAGTTGCACGATAAGTGCATTGTTCGTGAAGTCTCGCGCAAATGGGTGAAAACCCCCTTGTTGGGTGTGGCAAAGGGAGTAATATCGAATCAAAAGAAAGCGCTTTCTTTTTGGTTTTTGCCAAACGATAAGCGCTGATATGGACAAAGAAAAGCCGCGCTGGTTAGCCCAAACTCATAAGAGCGTAGCTACAAATACCTATCTGCCAACAGGTTAAGTAGTGAAACGGGTATCTGATATGGTTAGCGCAAGGCTTTGGTTGATGCCGACAAGCCTTAACTTGTTGTTATCGAAACCGACACTCATTGAAAGTGAAAAAGAAAGCGCTTTCTTTTGGGGTTAACTCTTTTGAGGTTCAAAGTTTTCTATGATTCAAAGATCTTTTCCAGAGCATGCTGTCAGCGGTAAGTTCGTTGATAAGCAGGGACAACGTTTCTACAAAATTGCCAATGTTGACCAGATGGCGCCGTTCTTCATAAGCGTTGTATCCTCAAGTGACCACTGGCTGTTTATCTCATCTACTGGCAGCTTATCGGCGGGGCGTATTCGACCAGAAAATGCGTTGTTCCCTTACAAGTCTGTCGACCACATTCATGAGAGTGCTGAAAATACCGGCTCAAAGACTATCGTGCGTGTTCACCTTGAAAATGGCGTTGCACTTTGGGAACCGTTTAATACGCAGCATGACGGTCTGTATCAAGTCACACGTAACCTGTATAAAAACACGGTTGGCGACAAAATCTTGTTTGAAGAGATTAACCACAGCTTAGGTTTGAAGTTTGAATATAGCTGGGCAAGCAGTGAAGAGTTTGGCTTTATTCGTGAAAGCCAAATCAGCAATCTAACTGATT
This genomic interval from Vibrio agarivorans contains the following:
- the cmoA gene encoding carboxy-S-adenosyl-L-methionine synthase CmoA; protein product: MSNKDNIFSAPIDKIGDFTFDERVVEVFPDMIQRSVPGYSNIISAIGMLAERFVKPNTNVYDLGCSLGAATLSMRRHINQEGCQIIAVDNSPAMVERCKLHINSYRSDTPVDVVEADIRQIDIDNASVVVLNFTLQFLSPEDRYTLLKKIHAGLRPGGILILSEKFVFEDSVSNDLLIDLHHDFKRANGYSELEISQKRSAIENVMRPDSIAMHKERFADIGFSSFEVWFQCFNFGSMFAVK
- a CDS encoding D-alanyl-D-alanine carboxypeptidase family protein; translation: MKKLILTTIGLLYVSSFSVAAVSVPNPPELSAKGYVLMDYHSEVVIAEQNGRAGLAPASLTKLMTAYVVGQEIIAERLNWEDKVTVGVNAWSQKFPDSSKMFIKPKDEISVSNLMRGVIVQSGNDACVALAEHVAGSEAAFVSLMNEWADSLGMYDTRFINSHGLDAEGIQTSPRDMAILMKNIIEDVPDVYELYSEKEFTWNDIKQYNRNSLLWDNAINVDGGKTGYTSNAGYSLVSSAIDGDTRLISVVMGTESKNARIGQSKNLLSYGFRFYTTQKIADAGQVESMVRVWKGDQSEIEAGFPQDAYITLPRSQTKGLERSVVIEEPLMAPVKLGQKVGEIVWTKENEVVARYPIVSGQAVEEGNWFSKIWDSAILWFKGLFSSFLSS
- a CDS encoding DUF72 domain-containing protein; translation: MTYTPVRLGLTLWSHNQWQQSFYGKGTQPSERLEKYARVFHTVEGNTTFYATPNAQTVLNWRDATPETFRFTFKLPKQITHEQQLTASQGELVHFLKVMEPLAEKVGQWTIQLPSSFGFDALEKLQRFTKLFPRDYNLGIEVRNPIFFAKGDEESQLNSWLNENGINRVIMDSRPVFAAKPTTEAVIDAHQKKPRVPVHAIATATRPMIRFIGHPDLEANDTFFAPWLDKLPQWIEQGVQPYVMIHTPDNVLAPELATRLYTQLQNRLTETNTPLDSLNNFPAKSTQPQFNLF
- the aspS gene encoding aspartate--tRNA ligase, giving the protein MRTHYCGHLNKSLAGQTVELCGWVNRRRDLGGLIFIDMRDREGIVQVVVDPDMADAYEVANTLRNEFCIKLTGEVRVRPDSQVNKDMATGEVEIIAKGLEIINRADVLPLDFNQKNSEEQRLKYRYLDLRRPEMSDRIKLRAKASSFVRRFLDDNGFLDIETPVLTKATPEGARDYLVPSRVHKGSFYALPQSPQLFKQLLMMSGFDRYYQIVKCFRDEDLRADRQPEFTQIDIETSFMSAEQVRETTEKMVRDMWQELLDVDLGEFPIMPFSEAMRRFGSDKPDLRNPLELVDVADLVKDVEFKVFSGPANDEKGRVAVIRVPGGAKLTRKQIDSYGEFVGIYGAKGLAWMKVNDRAAGMEGIQSPVAKFLNEEVINGILERTGAETGDIILFGADKANTVSEAMGALRLKLGTDLELTNESAWAPLWVVDFPMFEEDDEGNLHAMHHPFTSPLGVTAEELKANPAAANSNAYDMVLNGYEVGGGSVRIHNAEMQSAVFDILGIEADEQQAKFGFLLDALKFGTPPHAGLAFGLDRLVMLLCGTENIRDVIAFPKTTNASCLLTDAPSLANPASLEELAIAVTAAKEKDAE
- a CDS encoding SDR family NAD(P)-dependent oxidoreductase — its product is MTNTALITGASNGIGLELAKIHASKGGNLILVARSESKLNDLKSELENQYGILVTVIALDLSQPSSAHALFEQTEARSLQVDTLINNAGFGGHGKFHQRSLADEQAMMQVNMVTLTNLTHLYLKGMVERKQGKILNVSSTASFMPGPLQAVYYATKSYVTSFSQAVAEEVKDNGVTVTALCPGTVATGFVQAGNLEGVDAWKNAKTPSSVAECGYNAMEKGELVAFNELSLKFMLNWIIPFLPRKLVLKISRQTMEKSTK
- a CDS encoding AraC family transcriptional regulator; translation: MKRASKFVVPPNWKVLFKDLGIELQHILGFAELPPRLFDQNKVQLNPYQYFQLWHGIEAAAQVKGIDIALKFAQVMSFESFDAPILAAICSANLNAAVKRLQEYKPLIGPMLLTIEQTEQHTRIDIGCYGYDGELPNILNLMELVFFTQLTRLATRSNVQPVEIILQELPKNLSAYQAYFGCPICQGSKTSITFRAEDARMPFLTDNQMMLSVFDGELKQRLEAITHRGTTSDAVSKILLDLLPQGESSIESVASHIAVSKRTLQRKLTNEGVRYQTILQQVRLQLAEHYLNETELPLIEVSFLLGYQEANSFIRAYSTWTGVSPGQVRT
- a CDS encoding NAD-dependent deacylase, which gives rise to MKPKNIVILSGAGLSAESEGMRTFRYSNGLWNDHKIEDVCTPEALEHDPFLVNDFYNNLRSKMVDIEPNAAHHALAKLQREFDGECHLITQNVDNFLDMAGADVIHMHGELNSALCPVSGQRVEWKENIVVDGSYCTCCETPSQLRVDIVFFGEMPYRMTEIQSLLAKADLFISIGTSGKVYPAAGFVHEANHFGAKTIEINLEPGDLCAEFDESRQGKATELIPELVEELLGC